CTGGGGGAACCGGTTCCCCTGGAACACCGACTACGGATATACCGGCTATCTCATTGAAAAAAACGGCGTCCGCCTGTTCTATCCCGGCGACACCGCCTACACGCCGGAGTTTGTGAAATTGAGAAGGCGGGGAAAAATCGATCTGGCCTTCATGCCGATCGGCGCCTACTCTCCGGATTCCTTCCAGCGAAACCACTGTACCCCGGAGCAGGCGTGGGCGATGTTCCTCGACACCGGGGCCCGGTGGCTGATGCCGATTCACTACGACACCTTCGTCCTTTCCCAGGAACCGGTGAAGGAACCGCTGAAACGCCTGCTGGCCGCGGCCGGAAAGGAAGAGGACCGGATCGTCACCCGGAAACAGGGGGACGTGTTCCGCTTCGGCAGAGCGGACGACAAAAGTGCCCAAAGGGAGGCGGAGCGCGAGGCCCCGGTCCTTTCAAACACGGAAAAGCCCGTTTCATCAAAGCGATGAAGCGGGCTTTTCACTGCCGGCGAGTTTCGAAGGTGCGCTTCCTCCCCGGCTCCTCACCTCCCCCTTTCGGCCGCCGCCGCATGGTCCTGGCCAAGTTGGAACAGAAAGCGCTCCAGGGCGAGGGTTTTGTCGATTTTTCCCGATTTGATCGCCTGGTCCGTCTCAATCGCCGATAGGAGCAACCGACGCAATTGCCGCTCCGAATACGCTTTCCCCTGTCTGCGGGCCAGTTTCACCGGGTAGGGGTGAAGACCCAGTAGGGAAGCGATCTCCCGCTCCGATTTTCCCTGGGCGGCCAACAGTTTCACCTGCAACAAGATGCGGAACTGGCGGATCATCAGCGCCAGGATGCGTATCGGTTCCTCCCGTTGATTCAGCAAATCGTACAATATGGAGAAGGCTTCCTCCACCTTGCGCCCGGCCGCCCGGTCCATCAACTTGAAGACATCCTCCTCCAGCGTCCGTGGAACCATGCGGTCCACATCCTCGGAGGATACCGTTCCGCCGGTCCCCGCATAAACGGCCAGTTTGGCGCATTCGTTGTGAAGGAGGCGCAGATCGCTTCCGACCTGCCGGATCAGCCGCCGGACCACTTCCGGCTGGGCCTTTACGCCGTGCCTCCGAAAGCGGTCCAGCACCCACTTTTCCAGTTCCTTTCCGTCCAACGGGTCGCAGCGAACCGTTCGGGCCGCCTTCTCCAACATCTTGACGACCTTTTTCCGGGTGTCCAGCTTCTCCTCCGGAACCAGCAACACCACGACCGTCGTCGGCAGGGGTTCCTGAGCGTATCGGAGGAGCTCCTCAGGACGATGCTCCACCTTTTGCTTTGCCTTGGCCGTCGACAAAAACCGCGCGTTTCGGCCGATGACAATCCGTCTCTCACCGAAGAAAGGCGGCGATTCCGCCTCCCGGATCAACTGTTGCACCGCCACTTCATCCAAGTCCACGACCACTTTGTTGAAGGAGGGGTCCCCGCCGTCCAAAGCCCTCTCCTGGATCGCACCGCATATCTCTTCCATCAAAAAGGGTTCCCGGCCGTACAACAAATAGACGGGCGCCAGGATCCCCTCCTCGACTTCCCGCATCAGAGCGTTGATCATCCGCCGTCACCCCGGCTGCGGTCCTTTTCCAATTCCCGTTTCGCTTCCACGTCGATGATCCGCACTTCCCGATTTTCTTCCTCTGCCTTTTCCTCCGTTTCCTTTTCTTCCGTTTCCATTTCTTCTCCTTCCTCCGGCGGAGCGATTTCCACCTGAAGGGA
The Planifilum fimeticola DNA segment above includes these coding regions:
- the holA gene encoding DNA polymerase III subunit delta, which codes for MINALMREVEEGILAPVYLLYGREPFLMEEICGAIQERALDGGDPSFNKVVVDLDEVAVQQLIREAESPPFFGERRIVIGRNARFLSTAKAKQKVEHRPEELLRYAQEPLPTTVVVLLVPEEKLDTRKKVVKMLEKAARTVRCDPLDGKELEKWVLDRFRRHGVKAQPEVVRRLIRQVGSDLRLLHNECAKLAVYAGTGGTVSSEDVDRMVPRTLEEDVFKLMDRAAGRKVEEAFSILYDLLNQREEPIRILALMIRQFRILLQVKLLAAQGKSEREIASLLGLHPYPVKLARRQGKAYSERQLRRLLLSAIETDQAIKSGKIDKTLALERFLFQLGQDHAAAAERGR